GACCATTCTTGAGCTGTTTTCGGCCGAGCGGTTTATTCCTGCTGAGGCAAGTCAGTACGAGCCGATCGAAAAGGTGGGCCGGGAGCTGGGCAAGATCAGGTGAAAGCGCTTTTGGAGCTCGATGAGGTGCGTCTTGCCGGTCCCCATGGGGATCGGCTTAATGCTGTCACTCTCAGGCTCCAGAAGGGTGAACGAATCGCCCTGCTAGGTCGCAGCGGTGCGGGCAAGAGTTCGCTGATCGGTGTTCTGAACGGCAGCCTGTACCCAGCAGCAGGCCGCGTTCTGTTTCAGGGAGTGGCGCTTAGGTCTCTAAGCCGGCGACAACGCGCACGGATCGGCACCCTTTGGCAGGACCTGCGTCTGATTGAAGAGCTCAGTATTGGTCAGAACGTCAATGCCGGTGCTCTCGGCCGACACCGCTTGCCATGGGCTCTGGCCAACCTGTTGTTTCGAGTCGATGCCGAGGTCAATCGATCCTGCCTGCGTCAGGCAGGTCTGGAGGAATCACTCTTGGCTGAGAGAGGACTTGATCGTCCTGTGGGACAGCTTTCGGGAGGTCAGCGGCAGCGAGTGGCACTGGCCCGACTGTTTCGACAACAGCCTGATCTGATGCTTGCAGATGAACCCCTGGCCAGCCTTGATCCCGCCATTGCCGCTGAAGTGCTGGAAAGGCTGCTCACCTCTGAGGAGGATGGCAGCCTGCGCAGTGGTGCGCAGGCTGTGATGGTGTCTTTGCATCGT
Above is a window of Synechococcus sp. BIOS-U3-1 DNA encoding:
- a CDS encoding ATP-binding cassette domain-containing protein — translated: MKALLELDEVRLAGPHGDRLNAVTLRLQKGERIALLGRSGAGKSSLIGVLNGSLYPAAGRVLFQGVALRSLSRRQRARIGTLWQDLRLIEELSIGQNVNAGALGRHRLPWALANLLFRVDAEVNRSCLRQAGLEESLLAERGLDRPVGQLSGGQRQRVALARLFRQQPDLMLADEPLASLDPAIAAEVLERLLTSEEDGSLRSGAQAVMVSLHRPELIDRFDRVFGLRAGHLVIDAPAKAVSAGDLRDLYAP